The stretch of DNA CGCTATGGCATGGTCCATGGTTTCCTGACTACGTATTTCGCCAATCAGAATGACATCCGGTGCCTGGCGCAGGGTGTTTTGCAGGGCATTTTCATAACTCAAAGTATCGATGCCCACTTCACGCTGACTGACTATGCTGCGTGCATGTGGGTGAATGAATTCAATCGGATCTTCAACAGTGATGATATGACCGTCGCTGTTGCGATTGCGATGACCAATCAGAGCAGCCAGCGAGGTTGATTTACCGGTGCCGGTGCCACCAACAAATAGAATCAGCCCGCGCTTTTCCATCACGATGGTTTTCAGCAAATCAGGCAGTCCGAGTTGTTCCGGTGTAGGTATATCGGTTTTGATGTGCCGGAAAACCATGGCAGTCTGACCACGCTGACGATAAATGTTGACCCGGAAACGCCCGATATCGGATTCTTCGATGGCCAGATTCATTTCCGCATCATGCCTGAACTGCTCCTGCTGCTCAGTATTCATTATCGCGGCTGCTACTTTCTGCACATCAGCGGCACTGAGTCGGGACTCATCGAACGCCTTGATGTGACCGAAAACTTTTATACTTGGCGCCAGTTCTGCAGTCAGGAAAAGATCAGATGCTTCCTGGTCGATCATCTGTTTGAGCAGTGTGCGTAGATCCATGAGTGCTTTCTCCGGTCTGTCAGAATCGTCGCTCGGTGTACCAGTTAACTTCTCTAGAGTGCCTGTCAACCTGCTCGCAAACATCCAGAGTCAGTGCGAACAAAGCCATACGCACCAATACACCATTATCGGTCTGACGGAAGATGGCCAGATTGGGATGCTGATTCAGGTCATTATCCAATTCGTTGGCATCCTCGCGTGAATCACGCGGCAAAGGATGCATAATCACCGTATTGGGTTGGCAGTAGCGCGTGTAGATTGCCTGGTTAAGGCGAAAGCGGCCGCGGTACAGGTCGGCTTCCAGTTTGCTCTGAAAGCGCTCTTCCTGAATGCGCGTCAGATAAACAATGTCATTGCCGGTCAGGCCGGTTTCCATATCCTCGGTCTCGACCACTTCATGGCCGCGCCGTCTGAGATCTTCAGTGATTTCTTCGGGCATACGCAACTCTTTGGGAGAAATCATTGTGAAGCGGATATTGCTGTACAGGCTGACCAATTGCGACAGGGAGTGTACGGTGCGTCCGTGCTTCAGATCGCCGACCATGGCCAAGTGCATGCCGTCGATATGCTGTTGACGCGATTTCAGTTCGATTTTAATAGTGTACAGATCCAGCAGGGCCTGACTTGGATGCTCATTGGGGCCGTCGCCTGCGTTCAGTACCGGTACACGACTGGCACGGGAAAATTCGGCGACTGAACCGGCCTGAGGGTGGCGCATAACGATGATATCGCTGTAGCCACTCATGACCCTTCCGGTATCGTACAACGACTCGCCTTTGGTCAGAGAACTGGCTTTGATGTCTGTCGTTTCACGAACTTCTCCACCCAGCAGGTTGAAAGCGCATCCGAAACTGACCCTGGTGCGGGTGCTGGGCTCAAAAAACATGTTTCCGAGAATCGCGCCGTCAAGCACTTTGGTCATCCGCTCGCGATGTGCATACGGGCGCATGGCATCGGCCACCTGAAAGATTCGTTCAACATCGCTGCGTTCAAATTGTGACACGCTCAGAATGTGAGCTCCCGGAAATTGCATAGTGGCTGGGTCCCGCTGTGGTGGATTGATCTGGTTTTACGCAAGTTTACTACAGATCACGAGCCTGAACTAAGCGCACTTCATGTTATAGTGCCTGACCATGAAACCCCGCTCAACTATATATTGGCACGACTACGAAGCCTTTGGCGCAAACGCCCGGCGCGACCGCGCCAGTCAGTTCGCAGGTATCAGGACTGACCTTGAGTTGAATGAAATTGATGAGCCGCTGGTGATTTATTGTCAGCCGGCACCTGATTATCTGCCACATCCCCAGGCTTGTCTGATCACTGGTATCACACCGCAACTCGCGATGCAGCAAGGGCTGCCGGAAACTGATTTCATCAGGCGCATTCATGAACAGATCAGTCGTCCGGGCACCTGCACGGCTGGTTACAACAATATACGATTTGATGATGAGCTCAGCCGTCAGTTGTTGTACCGCAACTTTTATGACCCTTATGAACGGGAGTGGAAAAACGGTAATTCACGCTGGGATATTATTGACATGCTGCGGCTCTGTTATGCGGTTCGACCAGAAGGCATACAGTGGCCAGATGGTGACCGGGGTGGTCCATCGTTCCGACTGGAGCTGTTGAGTGCGGCCAATGACATCAGCCATGAAGATGCACACGATGCCCTGTCCGATGTGCGGGCCACCATAGCGCTGGCAAAGCTTGTCAAACAGGTACAGCCAAAGCTGTATGACTACGCATTTGACATGCGTCTGAAAAAACAGGTGCAAAGTGTTATTGATCTGGAGCGTCGGAAACCTCTTGTGCATGTCAGCGCGATGTATCCGGCCAGTCGGGGCTCTAGCGCGATCGTTATGCCACTGGTTCGTCATCCGCTTGATAATAACGGCGTGCTTTTTTATGACCTGCAAACTGATCCCTCTCCCTGGCTAAGTCAGTCAGAAGAGGAGATGCGGGCTTCGCTGTTTACGCCACGCGAGCAAAGAGCTGCGGATGAGATCCGTCTGCCAGTATCAGTAGTGCATATCAACCGCTCTCCCATGCTGGCACCTTTACCGGTCATGACTACAGAGCGGATGAAGTTTTTGGGTTTTGATCTGGCAACGGCGCGCAGGCACTGGCATCTGATTCACGAGCACCCTGATTTTGTCAGACGGTTGACGTTGGCCATGCAGGGCGGCGCAGAGGCGGACGCAGATGACGATCCGGATTTTATGATCTACAGCGGTGGTTTTTTCAGCGAGGCAGACAAGCGGCTCATGACCCGGATTCGCAGTATGGATGCGGTGCAACTGGCTGATCAGTCCTCTGCTGTTTCGAATGCATTTCTTGATGCACGACTACCGGAGCTTTTGTTCCGATATCGGGCCCGTAACTTCCCTCAGACCTTGTCAGTGGCTGAAAAACAACGTTGGCAGGATTTATGTCGTCGACGTTTGCTGCCTGAGGCGCCCGATGCGGGTAGTCCGGCCGGACTGACAGCCACGCAGTGTCTTGAGCAGGTAAAGGCCCTGTCTGAGGAGCCAGGACTGACGGAAAGTGACCGGCATGTGCTTGATGAATTACAGGAATGGGTTCAGGCTATTTGCGAGCACTTGGCAAAATGAGTAGAATCGCGCGCAACTCGTCTCCGGTATGGCGCTGAAACTATCATGACTGATACACCGCTCGATGATCCTTTTCACGATATCCGTCCTTACAACGATGATGAAATCCGGCCTGTACTGGATAATCTTTTATCGGACGATGGATTCGTCAGCAGCATTTCCCAGTTTAATTACCCGCGTTTTTACCGGTTTTTTCCGACCCTGCTGAAATCCCTGGCCCGGCGCAAATTACGCCAGCAACTGAAAGACGTCAACAGTGTAGCCAGCATGCAGGATGTGATTGCGGGTTATATGGATCAAATGATCGAGCGAACCACAACCGAGTTGACACACAGTGGTCTCGATGGTCTGTCAAAGAGTCGCTCGTACCTGTTTATCAGTAATCATCGGGATATTGCCATGGATCCGGCCTTTGTTAACTACATGCTCTACCATGCCGGGTTCGAGACTCTCTACATTGCCATAGGCGACAATCTGCTAAAAAAGCCGTTTGTTACCGATCTGATGCGGTTAAACAAGAGTTTTATCGTTAAACGATCGCTCAAGGGACGGGAACTACTGAAGTCGTCCAGGCAGTTATCTGAGTATATCCACCACTGTGTCGGGCAGCATCGCAATGTCTGGATCGCTCAGCGCGAGGGGCGCGCCAAAGATGGTCTGGACAGGACAGAAACGGCGCTGTTGAAAATGCTGGCAATGGCCAGACGCGGCGAGGGCCTGGCAGCCGCACTGAATCAATTACATATTGTGCCGGTCTCGATTTCCTACGAATTTGACCCCTGTGACAGCCTTAAAGCTGATGAGTTACATCAGAAGCAGACAACCGGAGCTTTCGTGAAGACTGACCAGAGCGACATCCAGAGCATTGTCACTGGAATGGTGGGGTTTAAAGGTCGGGTGCATGTTGCTTTTGGTGAGCCACTTGATCTTGATAGCGATGATGATGAGTTGGCCGCCCGCGCCATTGATGCGCAGGTGATCCGCAATTATCGCCTGCACACTACCAATGTCCTGGCATTGCAGCAATTGCGGGCGATGCCTGATAATGACCTGCCAGTGTTGAGCGACGAAGGGGAGCAGCTACTGGCTGACTTCGCCGTTGATCGCCAGGTAGCCGACAGATTCAATCAGCGCATAGCGGCTATGCCAGCTGAGATTCGACCGCTGGCCCTGCGTATGTATGCCAATCCCGTTCTGAGCCGTTTCGCTGATCAGGCTTTCTGACGGACTTTCTGCAGTCGTTGCGAAAAAGAGCTTCTTGACTGGGCGCTCAATGGACCGCTGCAATTTAATTGCATCTCAGCTTCCTGGATCTTTTCCAGCCGCTCTTTGAGCGTTGGGGGCAGACGACCGAGACCTTTCTGTAACTGGTTCAATTGTTGCTGCATCCGAATCGCTTTGTCTTCAAGCGGGGTGTCGGCGCCACAAATGATCTCGGTGTCGACACAGAGCTCCCGCATCCGTTCGGTCAACTTGCGGGCAGCATTGGCGATTGATGTTGCGCTGTCAGCCGGCGAGGCCATCCAATCAAGCAGCTGAGTAAAGCGTTGTTCCAACAATGTGGCCCAATTTGCATCGCTTACCGGCTCAAGTTCTGACCATTGCTGTTTTATTGTGTGCTCAGATTCTGAAACAGGTCTGCCGGCCAACAATAGCTCTTCAGCCTGACGGCACAGTTCGGCTCTTTGAGTAATCTGTTGCGCCAATTGCAGCGCCTTTTTATCGGGGGCTGCCTTCAGGCGTTGTTCATAACGCCGTGTCACTTTATTGAACTGTTCCAGCAGCGCCTTTTGATTTGCTTTCTGATCGCTGGCCAGTGTCTCACGGAAGGACTTGCGCAGTTTTTGATATTCAGCTCTGGAATCAATAAAGGCTTCGTCTTCAAGAGTCAGCAGATCAGAAATCTGCCTGACCAGATCACGTGCGGCGCTGTTCGTTTTGCGGGATTCCTGCTTTTGAGCGCGGCTTTGATCATCGCGTCGGGCAAACAGCGCATCGCAGGCCGCGCGAAATTCCGACCAGAGTTTGCGGTCATCCTTGAAAGAGCCGGGACCCAGGGATTTCCAGTCGCTTTGCAGACGTTTAGCCGTGTTAATGGCGGCGGCCAGATCTTCGCTATCAACCAGGGTTTTTGCCTGGTCGATCAGTGCCTGTTTTTTGGCATTATGAGCCAGTAATGCGCTACGTTTTTGTTGCTTCAGGTCAGCAAGAACCTTGTTAAAGCGGCTTTGCAGGTTCTTGATTTTGTTCTGGGCTACGGGGGCAAATGTTTTCCAGTCGGCGCGCGCCTTTTGCTCGAGCCGCGCCGCTTCGGCCAGATCAACCTCGCTTTCCTGCAGGCTGGAAACATAGGCTTCTAGTTGCTCACAAATATTAGTGCGGGCAATCAGGTTGGCAGCCTGCTTCTCTTTGCGCTCTTTAAAGTAGATTTTACAGGGCTCAAAGGCGGTTTTTGACAGTTCACTGAACTGGACCCACAGTGTGTCATTGTCATCGGAGTGGCCCAGTAATTTCCACTCATCCTGTAACTCACGAATTTGTCGGGCTTTTGTGGCAGGGGGGATCTCTTCGCTGATCAGTGCCGTCATTTTCTCAATCAGTTCGCGCTTCTTCTCAGAGGCGGCAAAACGTTTCCAGTCCAGAAGCTTTGTCAGCTCAGCCTTGTGTGGTTGCAGCAGTTCCTGCAGCCGCTGTTGGTCTGTTTCTCCGATACGTTTGAGTGTATTCTGATTTTTGTCCCACAGGCTTTGCGCTTCGCGTAGACGACCTTCTGTGAGCAGCAGTTCCAGTTGTGCAACAGAGCTCTCTACTTCGCCGATAATTGATTTCTGCCATTGTTCATGCTGTGACATCCGTTCGCGCAGCAGTTCTTGCAGCCCCAGCAGTTCTGCATCGTCGTTTGCATCATCCAGCAGCGCCAATATCCGGGCCTGCAGAACAGTAAGGGTTGGCAGGTCCCGGTAGGATGTGCCTGGTATAGCGCGCTGCAGTTTTTCTTTTTCGCTCATGGGGGCGGCAACACCTGCACTCGCCTCAGGCGATTTTGATTGTTCTCGCAGGCTGTTTTCTACAGGCTTTGGATCTTGCGTAGAGGATGTCATAAATCACGGCTCTCCCTGGTCGGCAGGTATAATACCAGACAGGTGCTATAATCACAGCACAGTCTAAGGAAGTTGTTATCTCATGCTATCTCCTGCAATCAAGGATGAAATTCAGACCGCCTACAAACGAATAGTGGCGGAAAAGCAGTTGCGCCCCCGTCTGGGGCAGAGGCTGATGATTGCTGAAATCGCCCGTTCTCTGTCTGCTATCGACAATGATGAATCCTCACAGAGTGAGCAGGAAGCGGAGGGACCCGTGTGTGTCATCGAGGCCGGCACAGGGACGGGTAAAACATTGGCCTATATACTCGGCACTTTGCCGCTGGCCAGGCATCTGGGCAAAAAAGTGGTATTGGCTACCGCGACAGTTGCCCTGCAGGAGCAGGTAACCCAGCGTGATTTGCCGGATATCTGTAAATATAGCGGACTGAGTTTCAGCTCGACACTCGCCAAAGGTCGCGGACGCTATGTCTGTTTATCCAGGCTGGATCAGCTATTGCAGGAAAATGCCAGTCAGAATGCTTTATTGGAACTGTTTGGCGAGGTCATCCCCGAAGCATCAGCCGCTGGTGCCCACAAGGCACTTTATCAAACTATGCTTGACAGCATTGGCGACGGCAGTTGGCAGGGGGACCGCGATGACTGGGATGAGCTTCTCAGTGAGGAACAGTGGCGACCTGTTACGGTAGAGGCCGGTCAATGTGCGGGTCAGAAGTGCAGCAATTTCAGTCGCTGTTGTTTTTATAAAGCTCGGGAGCAGGTCCAGAGTGTTGATTGCATTGTTGCCAATCATGACCTTGTGCTGGTGGATCTGGCACTGGGAGGCGGCGCTGTGCTGCCGGCCCCCGAAGATACAATCTACATTTTTGATGAGGCACATCATTTACCCATAAAGGCGAACCAGCATTTTTCCGCCAGTACCCGGTTGCGGGGGTCCGTGCAATGGATGGATACCGTAAACAAGACTCTGCAGCGACTGGCAGTGGACAAAAAACTGTCAGGGATTCCCGGTATCAGCCGGGAGGCGTCGGAACTGGAGTCAGTCTGCAAGCAGCTGACCGGACACCTGAATGATGCCTTGTTATTGTTTGAGGCTTCATTTTCAGAGACAGTCGATAAATTCAGTGAAGAGGGTGTCAAACGTTACCCCTTGGGAGTCCTGCCAGGCGAGCTTCGGGAGCTGTCAGTGCAACTGGCCGCGCAAAATTTTCGCCTTGTAAGAGGATTGAAGGAAATTGTTGCACAGCTAAGAAAGCTGATTGAACAGGCTGACACTCTGGAGCAGCGGCAGCAGGCCGAACAATGGTTTCCGGTGCTGGGCGCGATGGCCACTCGGGCTGAGGACAATAATCGGCTATGGCAGTCCTTTGCCAGCGAAGATGACGGACAGGGCGCGCCGGTGGCACGTTGGCTTTCCCGAATCAGCTATGGGGAAATTGAGGATCTGAGCATAAACAGCAGCCCGGTGTTAGCTGACAGGACATTGCAGGAGCATCTCTGGTCGCGTTGTGCAGGCGCTGTGTTAACCTCGGCGACCTTGTCCGCCCTGGGAAATTTCGATGTCCTGCGGATGCGCGCAGGTCTACCCGAACATACGGTTTATCATCGCATTGAAAGTCCCTTTGATTATGCGGGTGCCGCGACTCTGGCGGTTCCGCGCATGAACTGTGACCCCGGCAACAGTGCAGCACATACTGAAGCCATTATTCAGTCTCTGCCGCGCGTGATTGACCGGCAAGAGGCCACTCTGGTCCTGTTCAGCTCAAGACGTCAGATGCAGGATGTGCTCTCTGGGCTGGAGTCTGACTGGCATTCATTAATTCTGTGTCAGGATGATTATCAGAAGGCGCAGCTATTGACGTTGCATCGACAGCGGGTCGATAAGGGTGAGGGGAGTGTCATTTTTGGCCTTGCCAGTTTCGCGGAAGGTGTCGATCTGCCGGGGAATTATTGTCGGCATGTGATCATCGCCAAAATACCTTTTTCGGTGCCCAATGATCCGATCGAATCGACCCTGTCACAATGGCTTGAAGAGAGTGGTAAAAACCCGTTTATGACGCTGTCCGTGCCGGAAGCGGCATTCCGCCTGGTACAGGCTACCGGTCGTCTGTTGCGCAGTGAAACGGACAGTGGCCGTATTACAATTTTTGATCCGCGGCTGATCACGCGACGGTACGGCAAGGATATACTGGACTCTCTGCCGCCGTTTACACGGCAGTTAAATGTGAGTGTCTGAGTCAGCTTTTTTTTCTGTCAAATAAGTAGCCTATGCCGGCTCCGGCTGCAGCACCGATCAGGGTAACAAGCACAATATTGCTGAGCAATGCGCCTAGTCCGAAGCCCAGAAAAACACCTGCTGTCAGGCTCAATGGCAGCACAGAGTCAGTTTTTTTATTGTGTTTGCGTTTTCGACGTTTTGTTTTACTCATGATCAGTCAAGCTCCGTTATTTCGTATATACGCACACTTGTCTGCGGTTCGCGACTTATCCGGTTTATTAATTCGGGGTTAGCGAATACCCGACCGATTACTGTGTGGCTGCCGGTCAACCAGGGTGCGTTATCAGCTAGAATAACCAATTCGCCATCGTTCGTGCCTGGACCGTAATTAGCCATCAGTACGCTGCCCGCTGTCGGGCGTCTGGAAGGCAGTCCGCCGTCGTAGCGATAGCCGCGCAGCTCGAATAACTGCATCAGGTTCATATTTTGTAAACGTGACAACACGGTCTGCTGCTGTTGCCGGAGCTGTTCTTTATCATTGATATTCATGGCGCGATAAAGGGGTGCCAGTACCACTCGTTGAAAGTCAGCCTGATCTGCAATATTCAACCAGGGGTGGGGTTTACCCTCAATATCCAGGAGGGTTTGTTGCTCAAGGCCAAGCCCCCGGGCATTTATTTCATCGGCGACCGGACTGTCGGGTCTTGGTCTGCCGGCCCGCTCCGCATCTCCGAATTGAATAAGAACACCAGGTACGCTTCGGTGCACGGTCAGGCCGTTGTAATAAGCTTCATTCGGCGAGACGCCCACTAGTTGCAGAACCCGCTGGACGTTGAGGGGAGCCGCTTCCGGGTAGAGCTCAATGTAAAATTCACCCAGCGATGTATATGCCCGTAAAGCGGGATTGCGGGGGTTCTCCATCTGACTTCGGAGCAGGTTGTTATCGGTAACTGTCTGCTGAACGGGTGTTTGTGCCGAGACAATGTTCGAGGCAATTATCAGCAGGCTGCTAATTATCAATTTTTGAATCATGCCGGGATTTTATTCCAGATCACCGGGGCGGTCGATATCTTTGATGATGCCAGGATCATCAACTTCCAGCGTTTCAGTGCGGGTAACATGCCTGCCAAGCACATGGCGAGCTCCTGAGTCACCCTGGCTATTGGCTATTTCCAGGAAAAAATCTGCTCCAAAACACACAGGATGACCACGATGTTCTTGATAGACAGGGACGATAATACGATCGGATCGGCTGTGTTTTATCAGTTTATCCACTGTCTGTGGATTGATGTAGGGCATATCTGCCAGGCAAACCAGGGCTGCGCCCCAATGCTCAGGTATCACTTTTGCGGCTTCTGCCAGTGAATGACCCATACCCAGTTCGGAATGTTCTGTTATCACCAGACGACAGGGTTTACGCAGCTGTAACATGCAGTCATAGCAGCCAAGAGCCGCCAGCTCCTGTCGACCTGCAACAATGATGTCACTGACTGCTGATGCCTGCAGCTTGAGGAGACTTTGCTCCAGAACGCTATGCCCGCCCGGGAGGCGGGCATTGAGCTTGACGCTACCGAAGCGGCGACTGAAACCAGCCGCCAATACAATAGCTCCGACTGTTGGCATTGTTGCGTCCGTGCTGATCAATCCCAGCTCAGTGCGCCGCCGGTCTGATATTCAATGACGCGCGTTTCAAAGAAGTTTTTCTCTTTGCGCAGGTCCATTATCTCAGACATCCACGGGAAGGGGTTCTTGACACCCTTGAATTGCTCCGGCAAGCCAATCTGAACAAGACGCCGGTTGGCGATAAACTGCAGATATTCTTCCATCATGACAGCGTTCATGCCCAGTACGCCGCGCGGCATTGTGTCGCGTGCGTATTCGATTTCCAGTTGAGTGGCCTGCAGGATCATCTGTGTGGCCTCGCGCTTCATGGCGTCGTCCCACAAATGCGGATTTTCGATCTTGATCTGATTGATCATGTCGATACCAAAGTTCAGGTGCATGGACTCATCACGAAGAATGTACTGGAACTGCTCCGAGGTGCCGGTCATCTTGTTGCGACGACCCATGGACAGGATCTGCGTAAAGCCACAGTAGAAGAAAATGCCTTCCAGGCAGCAATAGAAGGCGATCAGATTCTTCAGCAGAGCCTTGTCGGTTTCCGGTGTTCCGGTGGTGAAGTTGGGGTCGCTTAACTCCTGAGTGTATTTGAGCCCCCAGGAGGCTTTTTTGGCGACCGAGGGAATTTCGTGATACATGTTAAAAATTTCGCCTTCGTCCATGCCCAGTGACTCGATGCAGTACTGGTAGGCGTGCGTATGGATAGCTTCTTCAAAGGCCTGTCGCAGAATGTACTGGCGACACTCCGGGTTGGTGATCAGGCGATAAATGGCCAGCACCAGGTTGTTGGCTACCAGCGAGTCGGCCGTGGAGAAAAAGCCCAGGTTGCGCTTGACGATCAGGCGCTCATCGGCCGTCAGACCGTTGGGGTTTTTCCATAATGCGATATCCGCATTCATGTTGATTTCCTGCGGCATCCAGTGGTTGGCGCAGCCATCGAGGTATTTCTGCCAGGCCCAGTCGTACTTGAACGGTACCAGCTGGTTCAGGTCCGCACGGCAGTTGATCATGCGTTTGTCGTCAACGGACACACGATCGGTCCACTCGTCCAGTTCAGCCATCCCGGCGGTCACATCCAGGTTCTCGAGTTGCGCCTGAGCCTGCGCCATAACGCGTTGGTTATTGGCTTCAGCCTTGGCATCGGATCCGAGACCGGATTCGTCTGCTGCAGGTTCTGCTACAGGCGCTTCAGCTGCAGCTGCCATGTCCATGGCTGTCATCGTTTTGGCTGCCGCCACGGCGTCTGCATAACTGTGTGCTGCCTGCTCACTGATTCGCGGTGCCGCTGCACTGGCAGCCGCAATGCTGCGGGCTGCCTGTGCTGGTTGACTGCGAGTCTGCTGCTTATTGCTATCAGCATCCAGGTTAGTTGGATCGTCGTGGAATTCATCCCAAGAAATCATTGTATCCCCCTGATTTTATTAATACTGATTTACTGACATGCTTCGCAGTCAGGATCGTCAATGGAACAGGCCTGCGGTACGGGTGC from Pseudohongiella spirulinae encodes:
- a CDS encoding PilT/PilU family type 4a pilus ATPase, translated to MDLRTLLKQMIDQEASDLFLTAELAPSIKVFGHIKAFDESRLSAADVQKVAAAIMNTEQQEQFRHDAEMNLAIEESDIGRFRVNIYRQRGQTAMVFRHIKTDIPTPEQLGLPDLLKTIVMEKRGLILFVGGTGTGKSTSLAALIGHRNRNSDGHIITVEDPIEFIHPHARSIVSQREVGIDTLSYENALQNTLRQAPDVILIGEIRSQETMDHAIAFAETGHLCLATLHANNANQALDRIINFFPEERHQQLLMDLSLNLKGLISQRLIPSLDGRRAAAFEILLGTPRVCDLIKQGKVDDIKEVMEKSEEQGMRTFDSALYELVQQGRISQDEALRNADSRNNLRLRMELAQKIDTTSENNNSFDGLALRPKD
- a CDS encoding aspartate carbamoyltransferase — encoded protein: MQFPGAHILSVSQFERSDVERIFQVADAMRPYAHRERMTKVLDGAILGNMFFEPSTRTRVSFGCAFNLLGGEVRETTDIKASSLTKGESLYDTGRVMSGYSDIIVMRHPQAGSVAEFSRASRVPVLNAGDGPNEHPSQALLDLYTIKIELKSRQQHIDGMHLAMVGDLKHGRTVHSLSQLVSLYSNIRFTMISPKELRMPEEITEDLRRRGHEVVETEDMETGLTGNDIVYLTRIQEERFQSKLEADLYRGRFRLNQAIYTRYCQPNTVIMHPLPRDSREDANELDNDLNQHPNLAIFRQTDNGVLVRMALFALTLDVCEQVDRHSREVNWYTERRF
- the sbcB gene encoding exodeoxyribonuclease I, whose translation is MKPRSTIYWHDYEAFGANARRDRASQFAGIRTDLELNEIDEPLVIYCQPAPDYLPHPQACLITGITPQLAMQQGLPETDFIRRIHEQISRPGTCTAGYNNIRFDDELSRQLLYRNFYDPYEREWKNGNSRWDIIDMLRLCYAVRPEGIQWPDGDRGGPSFRLELLSAANDISHEDAHDALSDVRATIALAKLVKQVQPKLYDYAFDMRLKKQVQSVIDLERRKPLVHVSAMYPASRGSSAIVMPLVRHPLDNNGVLFYDLQTDPSPWLSQSEEEMRASLFTPREQRAADEIRLPVSVVHINRSPMLAPLPVMTTERMKFLGFDLATARRHWHLIHEHPDFVRRLTLAMQGGAEADADDDPDFMIYSGGFFSEADKRLMTRIRSMDAVQLADQSSAVSNAFLDARLPELLFRYRARNFPQTLSVAEKQRWQDLCRRRLLPEAPDAGSPAGLTATQCLEQVKALSEEPGLTESDRHVLDELQEWVQAICEHLAK
- a CDS encoding 1-acyl-sn-glycerol-3-phosphate acyltransferase, giving the protein MTDTPLDDPFHDIRPYNDDEIRPVLDNLLSDDGFVSSISQFNYPRFYRFFPTLLKSLARRKLRQQLKDVNSVASMQDVIAGYMDQMIERTTTELTHSGLDGLSKSRSYLFISNHRDIAMDPAFVNYMLYHAGFETLYIAIGDNLLKKPFVTDLMRLNKSFIVKRSLKGRELLKSSRQLSEYIHHCVGQHRNVWIAQREGRAKDGLDRTETALLKMLAMARRGEGLAAALNQLHIVPVSISYEFDPCDSLKADELHQKQTTGAFVKTDQSDIQSIVTGMVGFKGRVHVAFGEPLDLDSDDDELAARAIDAQVIRNYRLHTTNVLALQQLRAMPDNDLPVLSDEGEQLLADFAVDRQVADRFNQRIAAMPAEIRPLALRMYANPVLSRFADQAF
- a CDS encoding DUF349 domain-containing protein encodes the protein MSEKEKLQRAIPGTSYRDLPTLTVLQARILALLDDANDDAELLGLQELLRERMSQHEQWQKSIIGEVESSVAQLELLLTEGRLREAQSLWDKNQNTLKRIGETDQQRLQELLQPHKAELTKLLDWKRFAASEKKRELIEKMTALISEEIPPATKARQIRELQDEWKLLGHSDDNDTLWVQFSELSKTAFEPCKIYFKERKEKQAANLIARTNICEQLEAYVSSLQESEVDLAEAARLEQKARADWKTFAPVAQNKIKNLQSRFNKVLADLKQQKRSALLAHNAKKQALIDQAKTLVDSEDLAAAINTAKRLQSDWKSLGPGSFKDDRKLWSEFRAACDALFARRDDQSRAQKQESRKTNSAARDLVRQISDLLTLEDEAFIDSRAEYQKLRKSFRETLASDQKANQKALLEQFNKVTRRYEQRLKAAPDKKALQLAQQITQRAELCRQAEELLLAGRPVSESEHTIKQQWSELEPVSDANWATLLEQRFTQLLDWMASPADSATSIANAARKLTERMRELCVDTEIICGADTPLEDKAIRMQQQLNQLQKGLGRLPPTLKERLEKIQEAEMQLNCSGPLSAQSRSSFSQRLQKVRQKA
- the dinG gene encoding ATP-dependent DNA helicase DinG, with the protein product MLSPAIKDEIQTAYKRIVAEKQLRPRLGQRLMIAEIARSLSAIDNDESSQSEQEAEGPVCVIEAGTGTGKTLAYILGTLPLARHLGKKVVLATATVALQEQVTQRDLPDICKYSGLSFSSTLAKGRGRYVCLSRLDQLLQENASQNALLELFGEVIPEASAAGAHKALYQTMLDSIGDGSWQGDRDDWDELLSEEQWRPVTVEAGQCAGQKCSNFSRCCFYKAREQVQSVDCIVANHDLVLVDLALGGGAVLPAPEDTIYIFDEAHHLPIKANQHFSASTRLRGSVQWMDTVNKTLQRLAVDKKLSGIPGISREASELESVCKQLTGHLNDALLLFEASFSETVDKFSEEGVKRYPLGVLPGELRELSVQLAAQNFRLVRGLKEIVAQLRKLIEQADTLEQRQQAEQWFPVLGAMATRAEDNNRLWQSFASEDDGQGAPVARWLSRISYGEIEDLSINSSPVLADRTLQEHLWSRCAGAVLTSATLSALGNFDVLRMRAGLPEHTVYHRIESPFDYAGAATLAVPRMNCDPGNSAAHTEAIIQSLPRVIDRQEATLVLFSSRRQMQDVLSGLESDWHSLILCQDDYQKAQLLTLHRQRVDKGEGSVIFGLASFAEGVDLPGNYCRHVIIAKIPFSVPNDPIESTLSQWLEESGKNPFMTLSVPEAAFRLVQATGRLLRSETDSGRITIFDPRLITRRYGKDILDSLPPFTRQLNVSV
- a CDS encoding peptidylprolyl isomerase, which produces MIQKLIISSLLIIASNIVSAQTPVQQTVTDNNLLRSQMENPRNPALRAYTSLGEFYIELYPEAAPLNVQRVLQLVGVSPNEAYYNGLTVHRSVPGVLIQFGDAERAGRPRPDSPVADEINARGLGLEQQTLLDIEGKPHPWLNIADQADFQRVVLAPLYRAMNINDKEQLRQQQQTVLSRLQNMNLMQLFELRGYRYDGGLPSRRPTAGSVLMANYGPGTNDGELVILADNAPWLTGSHTVIGRVFANPELINRISREPQTSVRIYEITELD
- a CDS encoding nucleotidyltransferase family protein; translated protein: MPTVGAIVLAAGFSRRFGSVKLNARLPGGHSVLEQSLLKLQASAVSDIIVAGRQELAALGCYDCMLQLRKPCRLVITEHSELGMGHSLAEAAKVIPEHWGAALVCLADMPYINPQTVDKLIKHSRSDRIIVPVYQEHRGHPVCFGADFFLEIANSQGDSGARHVLGRHVTRTETLEVDDPGIIKDIDRPGDLE